In Topomyia yanbarensis strain Yona2022 chromosome 2, ASM3024719v1, whole genome shotgun sequence, one DNA window encodes the following:
- the LOC131683583 gene encoding uncharacterized protein LOC131683583 isoform X2 has translation MQQSTTAMTTTASQGGTTITSTAHQTQPTTTCCMMPPPILFLFFTLLMTSSATAMLCAAIMTDHWEHVSWNREQLDRLSNKSSIELQWYLDGRAAKFSVSDAHRKSQDGRNKELELPRRYGVKSNKPAFDKRANVFLVPMNGGIWTLCVDLTPDEIRSMSSDGFPQVDQCVNYLAGNTDSTAVNEENTRAEWQHRMQNLSISCSLVCLIILGSAALVGAFGVCQRQISAVLVTGVMYLLAALFALFTLMIIHFKRQQGRPLSEIDYGVSIDGVVAVKPDFLYAQPLLDARVIVTAWSLDLGWGGVVLCTFTSFLWILLSKIMRFNPLSAMI, from the exons ATGCAACAGTCGACCACGGCAATGACCACAACTGCTAGCCAAGGCGGAACTACCATTACTTCTACTGCACACCAGACTCAGCCCACCACGACATGCTGCATGATGCCACCACCGATTCTGTTTCTTTTTTTCACCCTTCTGATGACATCCAGTGCGACTGCGATGCTTTGCGCCGCCATCATGACCGACCATTGGGAACACGTGTCCTGGAACCGGGAACAGCTCGATAGACTCAGCAACAAGTCCTCGATTGAGCTGCAGTGGTATCTCGATGGACGGGCGGCCAAGTTTTCAGTATCCGATGCACACCGGAAATCGCAGGATGGCAGAAATAAAG AATTGGAACTTCCGCGACGATACGGAGTGAAAAGCAACAAACCGGCATTCGACAAACGAGCCAATGTATTTCTGGTGCCAATGAACGGAGGCATCTGGACGCTGTGCGTCGATCTGACACCAGATGAAATACGATCGATGTCGAGCGATGGCTTCCCGCAAGTCGATCAGTGTGTTAACTATCTCGCCGGCAACACTGACAGTACAGCTGTCAATGAAGAAAATACTCGTGCCGAATGGCAACACA GAATGCAAAACTTATCGATCTCGTGCTCACTGGTGTGCCTTATAATACTGGGCAGCGCAGCTCTGGTTGGAGCTTTCGGAGTATGTCAACGGCAAATTAGTGCCGTGCTGGTCACCGGAGTGATGTACCTGTTGGCCG CTTTGTTCGCGCTCTTCACGCTGATGATAATACATTTCAAGCGCCAGCAAGGACGTCCGCTGTCAGAAATCGACTATGGCGTCTCCATCGATGGAGTGGTCGCCGTCAAGCCTGACTTCTTGTATGCACAACCACTTCTGGATGCAAGGGTCATCGTTACCGCATGGAGCCTGGACCTTGGTTGGGGAGGTGTAGTTCTTTGCACCTTTACATCGTTCCTTTGGATACTATTGTCCAAGATCATGAGATTTAATCCACTCTCGGCGATGATTTGA
- the LOC131683583 gene encoding uncharacterized protein LOC131683583 isoform X1 translates to MQQSTTAMTTTASQGGTTITSTAHQTQPTTTCCMMPPPILFLFFTLLMTSSATAMLCAAIMTDHWEHVSWNREQLDRLSNKSSIELQWYLDGRAAKFSVSDAHRKSQDGRNKELELPRRYGVKSNKPAFDKRANVFLVPMNGGIWTLCVDLTPDEIRSMSSDGFPQVDQCVNYLAGNTDSTAVNEENTRAEWQHSEFQPSLHPHLRMQNLSISCSLVCLIILGSAALVGAFGVCQRQISAVLVTGVMYLLAALFALFTLMIIHFKRQQGRPLSEIDYGVSIDGVVAVKPDFLYAQPLLDARVIVTAWSLDLGWGGVVLCTFTSFLWILLSKIMRFNPLSAMI, encoded by the exons ATGCAACAGTCGACCACGGCAATGACCACAACTGCTAGCCAAGGCGGAACTACCATTACTTCTACTGCACACCAGACTCAGCCCACCACGACATGCTGCATGATGCCACCACCGATTCTGTTTCTTTTTTTCACCCTTCTGATGACATCCAGTGCGACTGCGATGCTTTGCGCCGCCATCATGACCGACCATTGGGAACACGTGTCCTGGAACCGGGAACAGCTCGATAGACTCAGCAACAAGTCCTCGATTGAGCTGCAGTGGTATCTCGATGGACGGGCGGCCAAGTTTTCAGTATCCGATGCACACCGGAAATCGCAGGATGGCAGAAATAAAG AATTGGAACTTCCGCGACGATACGGAGTGAAAAGCAACAAACCGGCATTCGACAAACGAGCCAATGTATTTCTGGTGCCAATGAACGGAGGCATCTGGACGCTGTGCGTCGATCTGACACCAGATGAAATACGATCGATGTCGAGCGATGGCTTCCCGCAAGTCGATCAGTGTGTTAACTATCTCGCCGGCAACACTGACAGTACAGCTGTCAATGAAGAAAATACTCGTGCCGAATGGCAACACAGTGAGTTCCAGCCCTCATTACATCCACATTTAA GAATGCAAAACTTATCGATCTCGTGCTCACTGGTGTGCCTTATAATACTGGGCAGCGCAGCTCTGGTTGGAGCTTTCGGAGTATGTCAACGGCAAATTAGTGCCGTGCTGGTCACCGGAGTGATGTACCTGTTGGCCG CTTTGTTCGCGCTCTTCACGCTGATGATAATACATTTCAAGCGCCAGCAAGGACGTCCGCTGTCAGAAATCGACTATGGCGTCTCCATCGATGGAGTGGTCGCCGTCAAGCCTGACTTCTTGTATGCACAACCACTTCTGGATGCAAGGGTCATCGTTACCGCATGGAGCCTGGACCTTGGTTGGGGAGGTGTAGTTCTTTGCACCTTTACATCGTTCCTTTGGATACTATTGTCCAAGATCATGAGATTTAATCCACTCTCGGCGATGATTTGA
- the LOC131680571 gene encoding splicing factor 3B subunit 6: protein MALALQKRNNVRLPPEVNRVLYVRNLPYKITSDEMYDIFGKYGAIRQIRVGNTPETRGTAFVVYEDIFDAKNACDHLSGFNVCNRYLVVLYYQSTKAFKRLDVDKKQEELDQMKAKYNINFDE from the exons ATGGCGCTGGCTTTACAGAAACGAAACAAC GTGCGACTGCCCCCGGAAGTCAACCGAGTTTTGTATGTTCGTAATCTTCCCTACAAGATTACCTCCGATGAAATGTATGATATTTTTGGTAAATATGGTGCTATCCGGCAGATCCGAGT AGGTAACACTCCGGAAACGCGTGGAACAGCCTTTGTAGTGTATGAGGATATATTTGATGCCAAGAACGCATGCGACCACCTGTCCGGATTCAATGTATGTAATCGGTATCTGGTGGTACTCTATTACCAATCAACGAAAGCTTTCAAGAGGTTAGACGTAGACAAAAAACAGGAAGAGCTGGATCAGATGAAGGCGAAGTACAATATTAATTTCGACGAGTAA